A window of the Bacteroides thetaiotaomicron VPI-5482 genome harbors these coding sequences:
- a CDS encoding sulfatase family protein: MNKLVLTGLLAAGTMTHLQGAQPAGQRPNILFILSDDHTSQAWGIYGGVLAEYAHNANIRRLAKEGVVLDNCFCTNSISAPSRASILTGLYSHRNRLYTLADSLDTSIPTLATLLQANGYHTGLVGKWHIQSQPQGFDYYSIFYDQGEYRDPTFIESTDPWPGNHQFGERVLGFSTDLVTEKAIRWMKEQDGNQPFLMCCHFKATHEPYDYPIRMEHLYDGVTFPEPENLLDWGPETNGRSFKGQTLEELERRWRIASQDPDKWWCRYPGLPFSTEGMQRTAARRASYQKFIRDYLRCGATVDDNIGKLLNALDEMNIADNTIVIYVSDQGYFLGEHGFFDKRMFYEESARMPFVIRYPKKVPAGKRLDDLILNVDFAPTLAEFAGVKMENVQGDSFVSNLEGNTPTDWRKEIYYRYWTNHAIRPAHFAIRSDRYKLIFYYARNLDMTDTENFDFTPSWDFYDLQNDPHENHNAYNDPKYAPVIKQMKKDLLRLRKETGDTDEKYPEMQKLLEKYYNK, from the coding sequence ATGAATAAACTCGTACTTACCGGTCTGCTGGCAGCCGGAACCATGACGCACCTGCAAGGCGCTCAACCTGCCGGACAACGCCCCAACATCCTTTTTATCCTGAGTGACGACCACACCTCCCAAGCCTGGGGCATCTATGGCGGAGTACTGGCAGAATATGCCCACAACGCCAACATCCGCCGGCTGGCAAAAGAAGGGGTAGTGCTCGACAACTGTTTCTGCACCAACTCTATCTCAGCACCCAGCCGTGCCAGTATCCTCACCGGTCTATACAGTCACCGGAACAGACTGTACACCCTTGCGGACTCACTGGACACCTCCATCCCCACCCTTGCCACCCTGCTACAAGCCAACGGATACCACACCGGACTCGTCGGCAAATGGCATATCCAGTCGCAACCGCAAGGATTCGACTACTACTCCATCTTCTACGATCAAGGCGAATACCGTGACCCGACTTTCATAGAGAGCACCGACCCGTGGCCCGGCAACCACCAGTTCGGCGAACGGGTGCTCGGCTTCTCCACCGACCTCGTCACCGAGAAAGCCATCCGATGGATGAAAGAGCAGGACGGCAACCAACCCTTCCTGATGTGCTGCCATTTCAAAGCAACGCACGAACCCTACGACTACCCGATACGCATGGAGCATCTCTACGACGGCGTCACCTTCCCCGAACCCGAAAACCTGCTGGACTGGGGACCGGAAACCAACGGCCGTTCTTTCAAAGGACAGACACTGGAAGAGCTGGAACGCCGCTGGCGCATCGCATCACAGGACCCCGACAAGTGGTGGTGTCGCTACCCCGGACTGCCGTTCAGCACCGAAGGGATGCAACGGACGGCCGCCAGACGTGCTTCCTACCAAAAGTTTATCCGTGACTACCTCCGTTGCGGCGCTACCGTCGACGACAACATCGGCAAACTCCTAAACGCTCTGGACGAAATGAATATCGCCGACAATACCATCGTCATCTACGTCTCCGACCAAGGCTATTTCCTAGGCGAACACGGCTTCTTCGACAAACGGATGTTTTATGAAGAATCGGCTCGTATGCCTTTCGTTATCCGTTATCCGAAGAAGGTACCCGCAGGAAAACGTCTGGACGATCTGATACTGAATGTCGATTTCGCACCGACGCTGGCAGAATTTGCCGGAGTAAAGATGGAGAATGTGCAAGGAGACAGCTTCGTCAGCAACCTGGAAGGCAACACGCCGACCGACTGGCGAAAAGAAATCTACTATCGCTACTGGACCAATCATGCTATTCGTCCCGCGCACTTCGCCATCCGGTCAGACCGTTACAAGCTGATCTTCTATTATGCCCGAAATCTAGACATGACTGATACGGAGAACTTTGACTTTACTCCGTCATGGGACTTCTATGACTTACAGAATGATCCGCACGAGAATCATAATGCATACAACGATCCGAAATATGCACCTGTCATCAAACAGATGAAGAAAGACTTATTGAGACTTCGCAAAGAAACCGGAGATACGGACGAGAAATATCCGGAAATGCAGAAACTGCTTGAAAAATACTATAATAAGTAA
- a CDS encoding helix-turn-helix transcriptional regulator yields MSKDSLCAQHTDCSGCPKAMESTLIHRNLLRGQHIPKDKCTQNCMLFMIEGELLINSDEHPGTTLHEKQFILQAIGSKYEILALTDVSYILFWFNELPLLCENRYREIIDQAEGPLTYTPMVMNPRLFYLINDVAAYLDESTPACGKYIDLKCQEMVYMITNYYPLPQLRAFFYPISTYTESFQYFVMQNYSKAKNVEEFAHLGGYNTTTFRRLFRNLYGVPVYEWMLEKKREGILEDLQHSNMRITEICNRYGFDSLSHLAHFCKDSFGDTPRALRKKAANGEKIGKITD; encoded by the coding sequence ATGTCAAAAGACTCACTTTGTGCTCAACATACAGATTGCTCAGGATGCCCCAAAGCGATGGAAAGTACTCTTATTCACAGAAATCTGCTCAGAGGGCAGCATATTCCGAAGGATAAGTGCACGCAAAACTGCATGCTCTTTATGATCGAGGGCGAATTGCTGATCAACAGTGACGAACATCCCGGAACGACACTACACGAGAAACAGTTTATCCTGCAAGCCATCGGCTCAAAATACGAGATACTGGCACTGACGGACGTATCATACATCCTTTTCTGGTTCAACGAACTGCCGTTGCTATGCGAAAACCGCTACCGTGAAATCATCGACCAGGCAGAAGGCCCGCTGACCTACACCCCAATGGTGATGAACCCGCGCCTGTTCTATCTCATCAACGACGTAGCCGCATACCTTGACGAATCGACACCCGCCTGCGGCAAATATATCGACCTGAAATGTCAGGAGATGGTGTATATGATCACCAATTACTATCCCCTGCCCCAGTTGAGGGCTTTCTTCTACCCGATCAGCACCTATACGGAAAGTTTCCAATACTTTGTCATGCAGAATTACAGCAAAGCGAAGAACGTCGAAGAATTCGCACATCTGGGAGGCTATAACACCACCACCTTCCGCCGTCTCTTCCGAAACTTATACGGCGTGCCCGTCTACGAATGGATGCTGGAGAAAAAACGGGAAGGCATCCTCGAAGACCTACAGCACTCTAATATGCGGATTACAGAGATTTGCAACCGGTATGGTTTCGACTCGCTGTCCCACCTTGCACACTTCTGCAAAGACTCCTTCGGAGACACCCCGCGCGCCTTGCGCAAGAAAGCGGCCAATGGCGAAAAAATCGGAAAGATCACCGATTAA
- a CDS encoding glycoside hydrolase family 18 protein, with product MLLPRKIVFFLLLFVGLSLYAQQNCFISSYVRGNFYNRGRISAESLRASDDLIFLNVRPNKDGSLSFENPRIFENGKGVTSWEELIKSVRADVKGTKTKLRLGAASGEWKAMVADEAARVAFAKNIKKILEKNKLDGIDLDFEWAETEKEYEDYSLAILKMREVLGDKYVFSVSLHPVCYKISKEAIAAVDFISYQCYGPSPVRFPMEKYCSDIQMALAYGIPKEKLVAGVPFYGVTKDGSKKTEAYFSFVQDGLITGPAQNEVTYKGDVYVFDGQNNIRAKTRYAMDQQLKGMMSWDLATDMPLNDSRSLFKTMVEELGR from the coding sequence ATGCTACTACCAAGAAAAATTGTATTTTTCCTTCTCTTGTTTGTCGGATTATCGTTGTATGCGCAACAAAACTGCTTCATTAGTTCGTATGTACGGGGTAATTTCTACAATCGCGGACGTATTTCTGCCGAGAGTTTAAGGGCGAGTGATGATTTGATTTTTCTGAACGTCCGTCCCAATAAAGACGGGTCGCTTTCGTTTGAGAATCCCCGTATCTTTGAGAATGGGAAAGGAGTGACTAGTTGGGAGGAATTGATAAAGTCTGTCCGTGCGGATGTGAAAGGAACAAAGACAAAACTTCGTCTGGGCGCTGCCAGTGGCGAGTGGAAAGCGATGGTTGCAGATGAGGCGGCCCGTGTTGCATTTGCCAAAAACATAAAGAAGATACTGGAAAAGAATAAGCTCGATGGCATCGATCTGGATTTTGAATGGGCGGAGACTGAAAAAGAGTATGAAGATTACAGTCTGGCTATTCTGAAGATGAGAGAGGTATTGGGAGATAAATATGTGTTCAGCGTATCCCTGCATCCTGTGTGTTATAAGATTAGTAAAGAGGCGATTGCTGCGGTCGATTTCATTTCTTATCAGTGTTACGGTCCTTCGCCGGTTCGCTTCCCGATGGAGAAATACTGTTCGGATATACAGATGGCGTTGGCTTATGGCATTCCAAAGGAAAAGCTGGTGGCAGGCGTTCCTTTCTATGGCGTGACAAAAGATGGCTCAAAGAAGACTGAGGCTTACTTCAGTTTTGTGCAGGACGGGCTGATTACGGGGCCGGCACAAAACGAAGTAACCTATAAAGGAGACGTGTATGTCTTTGACGGGCAAAATAATATCCGTGCCAAGACACGTTATGCGATGGACCAGCAGCTCAAAGGAATGATGAGCTGGGACTTGGCTACGGATATGCCGCTGAATGACAGCAGATCGTTGTTTAAGACGATGGTGGAGGAGTTGGGGAGGTGA